A window of Schistocerca cancellata isolate TAMUIC-IGC-003103 chromosome 1, iqSchCanc2.1, whole genome shotgun sequence genomic DNA:
ACCTGGTCCCTGTACGCACGTGGTGGTTGGGAGGCCAATTCGAAGAAGCATCATCGGTAACTTCCATTTGTTGCTCACCGTGTCTGGCGGTGCAGCATTACTGCAGAACCTCTTTGTGTCTTATGGCACCTTCACTTAGGCCTGAGCCAGGCAACAGCTCACGTCTTATGGTATATCAACCATAACCACCACTAGCCAAAGAAGGAGTTCCGTCTTGCTGCCTGTCTGCATCAGGTCTCTGCAGATGAGGACAAATCAGAGGATCACCGGTCTCTCATGTGAGGGACATCGACGCCGAGCTCTAATGAGGGAGCGGTCCTTCCAGCTGTTGGGCCAGAAAGGACCTCACTACGCACAGCAGCACTGTGATCCACACAGTCGGTACTGTTGCCTCCGCATCAAGAAGATATGGGTCGCCATGCCGACATCTTGCTACCATTGTTGGTCTCACTGGGCTCTCGCGTGCTCCTGCTCGTGATAACCAGTTTCATCGTTCCTCCTGTTCCTGCCACATAAACATTACAAATAAGGGTGTGCGTGTAGCTACAAACAATTGGACACCAATGCAGTGAAGTTGTCCCTCataaatatgaagaaaaaaatttaaattaaccccGACAGTCAGACAATCCTGAAAtgacttatatattttttaaaacttttatgtTTGATAATCTGATACAATCTATGTATTATGTCTTCAGTGtgattttaattatcattttattacacTTGTACATTTTATCCATATTGTCATGTTTTGAATTCCTATGTTAGGTTAATACACAAAGTACTTAACGTGGTCATTCCTTATTACATAAATATCAAGAGAACTTGTCAATTTGGCTTCTATGTGGATTTACACAATTGTACACCAGCCAAGCACTGGACTTGGGCAGACATTGATAGGACTGTATAATTAAGACATTTACACCACAAACAAATAAATGTCCAGCAACAGTGACACATAGTTTGTTTACAGACTGTACTAATGGCTATTTGCCTCACCTTAAGTGTAAAAAGAACGACCATGACATTAGTCACTGATTTACATTAggttataaattttttatttatttgaaattgtaTAGGTAAAGATGTTTGAGCTTTCAATGGACCTTCAGTCAAAATCATGAAAAGCACTGACTTTGCGACGTGAGTCCTTGTATCTTACATTTCCTTTCTACTTTGGCCATGAATTGTTCATACTTGACAGAGAAATTAGTCAACAATGAAAGTGATGACCACAtcaataaatgtaaattccatcaATGAAAGCATTATCCCAGGGATAAGTGAAAGAATGATTGAGAAAGGGCAGCTGGCAGTCAATTGTCCGTGAATAACACTCTCGAAACGGTTATGAACCgttaaaatgataaaaatactAATTTTGAAATACAGGAGATGACACAAAATGAGTCATCGCCTGTACTCCAAAATTGCCCTGAAGGAGGGGACATTGtaaagtggcaacggccttgcaccttacatgagtccatttaacgtgacactttaggttttgttggagtaatactctaaattacggtgtaggaaatctatgtggaaacgcatcggcacccgagaattccgcgattttgtaattgtaagattttgcggaaaggcaaTACCTGAGGCAGAGCTCGGCTACGTCCCGACCTAGCTGCCCCCCTTGGTCTGCCCCCCACTCCCTTGGTCTGCTCCCCCACTCCCTTGGTCTGCTCCCCCACTCCCTTGGTCTGCTCCCCCACTCCCTTGGTCTGCTCCCCCACTCCCTTGGTCTGCTCCCCCACTCCCTTGGTCTGCTCCCCCACTCCCTTGGTCTGCTCCCCCACTCCCTTGGTCTGCTCCCCCACTCCCTTGGTCTGCTCCCCCACTCCCTTGGTCTGCTCCCCCACTCCCTTGGTCTGCTCCCCCACTCCCTTGGTCTGCTCCCCCACTCCCTTGGTCTGCTCCCCCACTCCCTTGGTCTGCTCCCCCACTCCCTTGGTCTGCTCCCCCACTCCCTTGGTCTGCTCCCCCACTCCCTTGGtctgccccccctcctcccttggtctgccccccctcctcccttggtctgccccccctcctcccttggtctgccccccctcctcccttggtctgccccccctcctcccttggtctgccccccctcctcccttggtctgccccccctcctcccttggtctgccccccctcctcccttggtctgcccccgctcctcccttggtctgccccccctcctcccttggtctgcccccgctcctcccttggtctgccccccctcctcccttggtctgccccccctcctcccttggtctgcccactctcctcccttggtctgccccctctcctcccttggtctgccccctctcctcccttggtctgccccctctccacccttggtctgccccctctccacccttggtctgccccctctccacccttggtctgccccctctccacccttggtctgccccctctccacccttggtctgccccctctccacccttggtctgccccctctccacccttggtctgccccctctccacccttggtctgccccctctccacccttggtctgccccctctccacccttggtctgccccctctcctcccttggtctgcaccctctcctcccttggtctgccccctctcctcccttggtctgccccctctcctcccttggtctgccccctctcctcccttggtctgccccctctcctcccttggtctgccccctctcctcccttggtctgccccctctcctcccttggtctgccccctctcctcccttggtctgccccctctcctcccttggtctgccccctctcctcccttggtctgccccctctcctcccttggtctgccccctctcctcccttggtctgccccctctcctcccttggtctgccccctctcctcccttggtctgccccctctcctcccttggtctgccccctctcctcccttggtctgccccctctcctcccttggtctgccccctctcctcccttggtctgccccctctcctcccttggtctgccccctctcctcccttggtctgccccctctcctcccttggtctgccccctctcctcccttggtctgccccctctcctcccttggtctgccccctctcctcccttggtctgccccctctcctcccttggtctgccccctctcctcccttggtctgccccctctcctcccttggtctgccccctctcctcccttggtctgccccctctcctcccttggtctgccccctctcctcccttggtctgccccctctcctcccttggtctgccccctctcctcccttggtctgccccctctcctcccttggtctgccccctctcctcccttggtctgccccctctcctcccttggtctgccccctctcctcccttggtctgccccccctcctcccttggtctgccccctctcctcccttggtctgccccctctcctcccttggtctgccccctctcctcccttggtctgccccctctcctcccttgGTCTGGCCCCCTCTCCTCCCTTGGTCTGGCCCCCCTCCACCCATGGACTGGCCCCCCCTCCACCCTTGGTCTGGCCCCCCTCCACCCTTGGTCTGGCCCCCCTCCACCCTTGGTCTGGCCCCCCTCCACCCTTGGTCTGGCCCCCCTCCACCCTTGGTCTGGCCCCCCTCCACCCTTGGTCTGGCCCCCCTCCACCCTTGGTCTGGCCCCCCTCCACCCTTGGTCTGGCCCCCCTCCACCCTTGGTCTGGCCCCCCTCCACCCTTGGTCTGGCCCCCCTGCACCCTTGGTCTGGCCCCCCTCCACCCTTGGTCTGGCCCCCCTCCACCCTTGGTCTGGCCCCCCTCCACCCTTGGTCTGGCCCCCGTCCACCCTTGGTCTGGCCCCCCTCCACCCTTGGTCTGGCCCCCCTCCACCCTTGGTCTGGCCCCCCTCCACCCTTGGTCTGGCCCCCCTCCACCCTTGGTctggcccccctccccccttggtctggcccccctccgtcccctggtctggcccccctccgtcccctggtctggcccccctccgtcccctggtctggcccccctccgtcccctggtctggcccccctccgtcccctggtctgccccccctccgtcccctggtctgccccccctccgtcccctggtctgccccccctccgtcccctggtctgccccccctccgtcccctggtctgccccccctccgtcccctggtctgccccccctccgtcccctggtctgccccccctccgtcccctggtctgccccccctccgtcccctggtctgccccccctccgtcccctggtctgccccccctccgtcccctggtctgccccccctccgtcccctggtctgccccccctccgtcccctggtctgccccccctccgtcccctggtctgccccccctccgtcccctggtctgccccccctccgtcccctggtctgccccccctccgtcccctggtctgcccccctccgtcccctggtctgccccccctccgtcccctggtctgccccccctccgtcccctggtctgccccccctccgtcccctggtctgcccccccctccgtcccctggtctgccccccctccgtcccctggtctgccccccctccgtcccctggtctgccccccctccgtcccctggtctgccccccctccgtcccctggtctgccccccctccgtcccctggtctgccccccctccgtcccctggtctgccccccctccgtcccctggtctgccccccctccgtcccctggtctgccccccctccgtcccctggtctgcccccctccgtcccctggtctgcccccctccgtcccctggtctgccccccctccgtcccctggtctgccccccctccgtcccctggtctgccccccctccgtcccctggtctgcccccccctccgtcccctggtctgccccccctccgtcccctggtctgccccccctccgtccccctggtctgccccccctccgtcccctggtctgccccccctccgtcccctggtctgccccccctccgtcccctggtctgcccccctccgtcccctggtctgccccccctccgtcccctggtctgccccccctccgtcccctggtctgccccccctccgtcccctggtctgccccccctccgtcccctggtctgcccccccctccgtcccctggtctgccccccctccgtcccctggtctgccccccctccgtcccctggtctgccccccctccgtcccctggtctgccccccctccgtcccctggtctgccccccctccgtcccctggtctgccccccctccgtcccctggtctgccccccctccgtcccctggtctgccccccctccgtcccctggtctgccccccctccgtcccctggtctgccccccctccgtcccctggtctgccccccctccgtcccctggtctgccccccctccgtcccctggtctgccccccctccgtcccctggtctgccccccctccgtcccctggtctgccccccctccgtcccctggtctgccccccctccgtcccctggtctgccccccctccgtcccctggtctgccccccctccgtcccctggtctgccccccctccgtcccctggtctgccccccctccgtcccctggtctgccccccctccgtcccctggtctgccccccctccgtcccctggtctgccccccctccgtcccctggtctgccccccctccgtcccctggtctgccccccctccgtcccctggtctgccccccctccgtcccctggtctgccccccctccgtcccctggtctgccccccctccgtcccctggtctgccccccctccgtcccctggtctgccccccctccgtcccctggtctgccccccctccgtcccctggtctgccccccctccgtcccctggtctgcccccctccgtcccctggtctgcccccccttcgtcccctggtctgcccccccttcgtcccctggtctgcccccccttcgtcccctggtctgcccccccttcgtcccctggtctgcccccccttcgtcccctggtctgcccccccttCGTCTCTTGGTCTGCCCCCCCTCGTCTCCTGGTCTGCCCCCCCTCGTCTCCTGGTCTGCCCCCCCTCGTCTCCTGGTCTGCCCCCCCTC
This region includes:
- the LOC126176815 gene encoding uncharacterized protein LOC126176815, whose product is MGGGGPDQGRRGGQTKGGEGADQGRRGGRPREERGQTKGGEGADQGRRGGRPREERGQTKGGEGADQGRRGGRPREERGQTKGGEGADQGRRGGRPREERGQTKGGEGADQGRRGGRPREERGQTKGGEGADQGRRGGRPREERGQTKGGEGADQGRRGGRPREERGQTKGGEGADQGRRGGRPREERGQTKGGEGADQGRRGGRPREERGQTKGGEGADQGRRGGRPREERGQTKGGEGADQGRRGGRPREERGQTKGGEGADQGRRGGRPREERGQTKGGEGADQGRRGGRPREERGQTKGGEGADQGRRGCRPREERGQTKGGEGADQGWRGGRPRVERGQTKGGEGADQGWRGGRPRVERGQTKGGEGADQGWRGGRPRVERGQTKGGEGADQGRRGGRPREERGQTKGGEWGYALVGCHILCRDAEGWPTLAAPLGDKPFREAPQQ